The Nicotiana sylvestris chromosome 6, ASM39365v2, whole genome shotgun sequence genomic sequence cactattgataaatataaagcaagacttgttgtcaaaggttaTAGACAAAAGGAAGGTCTTGATTACTTTAACACTTACTCGCCAGTAACAAGGATAACATCTATTAGGGTGTTAGTAGCACTAGCGACcatgtatggtcttgaaatccatcaaatggatatTAAAATAGCTTTCTTAAATGGAGAATTGGAGGAAgagatttacatggaacaacctgagggTTTTGTGGTTCctgataaagaaaagaaagtgtgcaaacttgttaagtcgttttatggacttaaacaagcacccaaacaatgacatgcaaaatttgaccaaacaatgttggcaaatggatttaaaATCAACGAGGGTGACAAATgtgtgtagacatgtaatttttaatccttcccaagattttacacattttagtgtaaatatttaatttaggtttagtatcgctattctaaatagtgttgactcttttactttatttttataacaaaaataaaaattacaaaaaaatattttttatctataggttaaagtcaattagtatatttatatttatagtaatataacatttgaaaatacaaaaattagtttcacttttagtattttgttttatattaatttattttaatttatagtgatttttatattttatagatacattgtacTATTTAGTCTTCATAGCTTAAATTCAAACCCAAAAAATACGGTCCAACCTAATTTCCTaaattcaaacccaattacccttagtcCATAAATCCAAGCTCAATACCCATAAAACCTTTAACACTTTAAAAGAACTTTTCTTCTACGTACCTAGACCTAGACTTAACTAGGACAAAAGTAATACACTCTAAGAAAAACAAAGATCAAACCAGCGGCCACGCCACTACACTGTTCGACAAAAACCTTCAATCACTCAGTCAGATCAGACTTCGCTCCtcctctcatttctcaaaatCACGGCCAAGGTTAAGATTGGAATTAACATATTTTGAAGAATTGGCCGATTATTGGCCCGGGTTGTTCTCCAAAGAGATGAGGTTGAGCTTGTCGCAGTTAACGACTCATTTATCTCTACTGATTACATGACATACATGTTTAAGTATGATTCAGTTCATGGACATTTTATTTAAATTTCTTAAACATGGGATCTTGGATAAACATGAGGGCATTTGATTGGAATACAGGGCAAACAATTATTAAAGCCCTTTTGGTAATGGTAGGATCTTTTTATAGTGGAACACTTTTTTGGGGCAAAACCCATCTTTGTATTTGCCTCAACAAGAGCAAGAACAGCTTCAACAGCAACAACAATTGTCTCTTGCTTCTAATTTTTGTTCCTCGGAATTTACCTCAGCTCTTCGAATGCAAGAAGAACTGCGGTGGTTTGAGTTTTCAGATATTTGAGGTTTTAGTTTGTGGTTTGACTGAAGTCGATTTGAGTTTCGAGCTTTTCGGTGTCGTTTCGAGTTTCCAGTTTGTTAATTGGGTGTTTTAGTCCaaggattgttgctttgtttagcccgattgatttgcaattttcagctttgttcatcaataaaaggtccatttctcaattttcattctcatttcatTGTGCTACGATAGCTTGGTGCGCGTGTTGAttgatttgtgattctacgttgtttgagtagcatgtcttagttttcttttaaattgttttaattagttttttattttgattGTGATGCATGTAGTCTTGTGTTCTTGAATAAATACTTTTACTCAGGTAGATGaaaaaattggagttgtttctttcttggcaaggaataagaatggaCCCTAAGGTGGGCCTTGGACCATAAGAAATGtggccaagtaatagatcatgttagctagcctatttgctccccaataatatcttgttcataaatttggcatCAATAATCTCAAAATTTAGGAAGAATAATGAACACCGTTAGAGTGCTTTAGGCGTGTTTTGaatttattatcgtgattatgtatacATTCGCGTAATATGATTACGACTTTcaaaataaatcgaggtatgcaTTCGCACAACTTCGGCCAAACATTCCTAATATTAATAAAacgtgattaattgtggacacgtacgcgtgacatgattcttgacgcgccaaacgaaatgagtacacatacgcgtgactcgtttcagGTTATTTCTTaatttaaagcggtaaaaaagaaaatatgcataggttctaaaataagtaattagacaatttgattaagccaagtatgatcaaagcgaccgtgctaaaatcacggaacccgggaatgcctaacaccttctctcgggttaacagaattccttacccagatttctgtgtttgcagaacataaataagagtcaaacttcctcgattcgagattttaaaccggtgacctGGGAtaccataaactatcccaagtgacgactcttaTTTgatataaataatctcgttttgattgtcacttaattggaaaaactcccttatatacccctttgGGTGGTAAAAAAAGAGGCGTGACaatgtgtttacattaaaaaCACTCCAGGTTACGGAGTCattatttgtttatatgttgatgacatgttgATAATGAGCAAAAGTTTGATAGATATAAATGCTACAAAATGCATGTTGGCTAGCAAATTCgacatgaaagacttaggagttgctgaTGCGATCTTAAGAATCAGAATTCACAAGACTCCACAAGGTCTAGCATTATCACAATCTCACTACATTGAAAAGGTACTTGACAAGTTCAAGTATTTGGATTTCAAAATTaccaagactccaattgacgtgagttTTACACTTCAAAAGAATGAAGGTGAAAGTAACTCACAACTGGATTATGCAAGAGAATTGGGAATTTtgatgtatatcatgaattgtatGCGACCAGATATAACATGTGCTATTAGTAAACTGAGTCGGTTTACAAGTAATCCCAATCAAATACATTGGATGgtaatgaaacgagttttgagaTATCTGAAAACATACCCAAAATTATGCTTTGCATTATAACAAATATCCTTCCGTGATCGAGGGATAtatgatgcaaattggatcaccgtaTCATCTGAAGTTAAATCCACGAGTGGATATGTCTTCACAATTGGGGATGGAGCAGTGTCTTGAAAATTATCCAAACAAACGTGCATCGCCCGTTCTACAATAGAATCTGAATTCATAGCTTTAGATAAGGCCGGTGAAGAAGTTGAATGACTCTGGAATtttttggaagatattccattttggcccaaacctttggcacctatttgtatacattgtgatagtcaagcggcaatagGTAGGGCatggagcgttatgtataacggaaaatCTCATCATATTCGACGGAGACACAATACCATTAAacaactactctctagtggtattatcacaattgactacgtaaattcaagaaataacgtgtcggatccacttacaaaaggtctatctagagaggtagttgaaagATCATCAAAGGAAATAGGGTTAAAGGCCTAGGACAAGTCATCATGGTGGTAACTCTACCTAGCAGAATGGAGATCCCAAGAGCtaggttcaaagagatcaaacaaaattatgaatgatggttcaacattgtcaaataactAAACctattctcgtgatgaagacaatgttcaaaaacgaggtaaaacattaaggctttttgatgagtcaataaagtttaaagctttttaatgatttgtTAAATCTGGCAGGATATGACCAGATAGTGTGTCTttaggattacacgtttaggaatcacctatgtgagTGTGAAGTATAAGCCGCTTTAAAGGGAATGAAAGTAAATGCTCATTCTCTAAGCACTCATGAAACCAGACgttgttcatggctgaaacgaacacagcCGTGAGAACCATAGATGGTTAAGGATTGATTATGTGACTtatgttgtctaggtatacaacaaagctcgacggttcaaagatatcaaatctgcCGATTGACCAAGTATATCCGATATAAATTCACTATGAAAAGTTCAAAGAGAAATCTACTTATCCAGATACAATTAATTCTTGCATATAAAACACACACACGTCCTTGCATTCCTTTAATTTTATAGTCATTCCCTATtaatgtgggggattgttgaattttgttattaataacaaagaggtgtgaatggaaaatggtgggAAAAGAAATGGAGGAAAGTGAAATTTTTGAATGAGTTCActttactaatgcactttgtccATCATTGGTAgaggaaagaaaatctttgtgtatatatagaAAAGTTCATCTTTtaactcttaaagagttaagaagaaggcaagcctcgtgccatcgtcgtcgctcgctcggctcggcttcgacttcggcttcggcttcggatttggatttggatttggtcaacgattgattgattaatctttttggataatttttttaaatatttgtttaattaattaaattaattaacaaaaattcaaATCACCAATGACCCGCGACCCGGTCCGGTCCTGTCCATTTTCTTTTTCGGATTATTTTACATCCGTTTAATTTTTCCGCAATATTTCCAATAGCTATGGCTGTTAGAAACTGTGTCAAACCTGTTCCAACAGCTATGActgttctgaaaggttgcaaaccttttcagaaacagtaccaaattggctataaatattccttcaaataccagaatatttacttacgaaattttctgattatcttcttcttcttctgcacaaaaaTTCCAGTGTGTTTTACAACCTTCGAGTGGTTCGCTGTTCATCTGCGTTTTTGGTACCGATATGCTGGTGAGTTAAAtcattctatcctgggaggatataTTCCAGAACCTCGGATACTCGaggggaataatttccttaaggacacaccgTGTATTCAGTGAGCTCGATTTGTTCCTATactatttttcagaatttattttgaagTTACTATACTAatttcagaatttatttctactaattttctgtttctgttttttccaaaaagtttattgttttattaattttatagCAATACAGATTTCAATAACAAAAATTTCAATCAACATTAAATTCTAAACTCATCATTCGAAAGGTATTATGAATTCACTTTTATAAACTTTAAAGGTTAAATTCATTAGTTTCATCTGGAATTCGCCTCTACTTTTTAGGGGAGGGTAGAAGGAGGTATGTTCACTCTATGTTAGGCCAGTGTGTCTAAGTTGCTTAATTATAAGTTAAAATATGTTAAATTACAAGTCTACATAATGCAAACTTATGAGTTAGGAGGAAGCGACTATAAAAGGGCACTTTCATATGAGGTTTAATTTTGTAAACAAACAAATATTTCTAATAACGTACTATACTTTATGAAAGTATAGTGTGCTTTCATGTGCAGAAAGTTTAAAATATCCACTTTTTAATTCATAAGTTAAAAGAGTCTATGAGCATTTCTACAAAGACATCTATGTAGCGTAAGAGCTATAATTCAAATTATTTTATTACGAGTTCAAATCACTATATTCTTAATCTGTGATATCAATTGAATTTCCGCTTTCTCTGctaataaagaaacaaaaaatgtTGAGCGTACTTTAGAAGCTGAGGGTAAACCCTCACAAGTTAAAAATTAAAGTATAGTTTTGACTAGGGGTGTTCACGGTTTGATGGAAAACCGATCCAAAAcgaaaatcgaaccaaaccgattaaGTAAATCGATATTTttcttgatttggattggttttggttttaaattttaaaaatcgataatatttggtttggttttggttctattttaaaaaatcgaaaaataaaccgaaccaaaccgactaatTATAAACAAAATTTAATACagtaattatttatatacaatataatatctttttgtaaataattttaaatattttatgcattttaattgttattttgaattttgatttatcCTTGTATATCTTAAAAGATTGCCTAAGCTCAAAACAATAGGACTCGAccaattttcttttcattaaGAGACTCTAATTCTCTAACCATTCGCACATACTTTTGtctaacaacaacaacccagacTTTTGCCTAACAGAATAGTTAAAAAAAAAACCATCACAAGAGTAAAGAaagcaaattcaaattgcaagacAACAATGGCTAAAGCTTGAGAAAGCAaacttttagtttgttttttgttcattcttttcATATAAACAGGTAAATAACCTTTCAGTTCtgaaagaaatatataaaaaagcATAAATTTAACAAATTATTTTTAGATTGTTGTCTAGCGTTGTTTTACTATTATCGACTTATCATTAGCTTACTAAGAGCCggaaaatcgaaccaaaccgaaccaaaccgatgatttgtatttaatttggtttgattttggttttaaaattttaaaactgattaaattgatttggttttgattttaatcAAAAACCGATCAAACCCAACCGTGAAACCCCCTAGTTTCGACCTTAAAAATGAGGTTCCGCAAATTGGAATTAATGGAGCTAAGGTCGTTTAAAAATATGATGGAAGACAATATTGCTCCACCGATTTTTATCAAAGTGGACAATACATACAGTGGGACATCTTTGAACTACCACATGTACGGTCCACGTGGCAAGATCAGTAATGTAAGTAGGAAAACAAAGGAGATGGTAAGAGTGGGGTACACAGTGGAAGCTAAAGGACAACTCATCTTAAAAGAAAACCTACCTACCAAATCCAACTCTATCTCTTCTTTTCTTACCAACTTGGTCAAATTCTTTCTTTTCCACTTTGCTAGTGCACCATACATTTGTAACCTTTCATATATACAAAATTACATTCAGAGTTTTAATTCGAATTTTATTTAGAAATAAAGTTTAATACATTAAATGGGTAAACGAAAAACGTTACACTATCACTTCAATTTAACAAATTATTATTTTATCTTTAAGCTTATAATATCATGCTTGATGCTAAGATAAATTGTACgtcaatttaatttaattatttttatttttataactgTGATATCTGGATCAGCTTGCGCACATCTCGGCTAAATCCATGGGAGATGTCTACCAATACGTGAATATATGGGAAGAAATCACATGATGTTTTTTTCTCTGTTGGGATTTGAACATGAGAACTCATGGTTATCGCCAAGACCACACCCTTGGGTATCGACTTAACTTGATAATATAAAATCCTTTATATCTTCAATGTACATAAAATAGCAAATATTATATTTATAATTAAAAGATTTCTTAGAAACATATACTCCTATACAAAATTCGTAAATATTCTCACAGAAGAATATTATATCTAATTGTATCCTATACTTGCAAGCTTAAAATTCTAAATCTGTTTCTACCTACTATTTTCTCCGCACACTCTCTCAACTGtaagaaattttttaaaaataaagacAGTTGAGTTTGGAAAAGGCAATAGTTCCAAAGTCTTGCAATCAAACTCGTAGCCCCTACCTTACCCTTTACGCCTACCCCACCACACCCCTAAGATATATAGCTTCTTCTATTCCCTCTTTCTCCATTAGAGAAACTACAAGTACCAAACAGTTTCAGTCTTATCAATAAGAGAAATTAATACAGTAGTAGTGAAAGAGACAATTAGGGGTACGTATTATTGGTTTTCTCTATCAATATCCTTCTATAGTTCTACCCAAAAGtccaattcttgaaaaaatagaaaagtGTTCTAAGTCATGGGACGTTCACCTTGTTGTGAAAAAGCTCATACAAATAAAGGAGCATGGACTAAAGAAGAAGACCAACGTCTCATCAATTACATCCGTTCTCATGGTGAAGGTTGCTGGCGTTCTCTCCCTACAGCTGCAGGTACTACTCTTTCCTCCCCTCTTTTGAGATTTGGATTAATCCTGAGTTTCGAATACCAGATGATTTATTCATTAAGTTCCGTCTCCAACCCTTTCTATATAAACAACTTTTTTTATgtgaatatatataaatatagataCAATTACATATGTATTTTAGATTTCATACTTTTTACTCGACTATACGTATAAATTTTGGATCCGCCACGCCATAGTACTTGATCTATCcctaaaatatttttctttttctgaagttTGGTGTTTGGAGGAAGAAAGATTCCAAATTTAagcttctctttttattttatttttgttgatattgtgcaaAGATTCATATTTTTCGTGtttttgaactttttaggattgCAAAGATGTGGAAAGAGCTGTAGACTGAGATGGATAAATTACCTAAGGCCTGATCTCAAAAGAGGGAATTttactgaagaagaagatgaattgATCATCAAACTCCATAGTTTACTTGGAAACAAGTATACCCCTATATCTTCTCTTGTTCTTTgctatttttatttcattttttgcttacTTATAATTATTTCAAGTTTGGCTTTGTTTTGCTCATCGAAAAATATGTGGAAATCCGTATAAAAAGTcaattttttatttcaatttgggACCACATTAAGAAATTAACAAAAAGAAGGCTAGATGGTCCAGAGTAGTTAATTTTTCCACAAGTGAGGAAGAACGTCTCTGTTTCTCGGTATACCAAATCAGCAAATTCTTGAGATTCTAAAGTTCTTTTTGttaatttattgttattattattaaccaaaatgaaattaaaaagaTTAAAGCTTAATTTCGAACTAGCTAGGTTGAAACATTTTCGATCGCAAATAGGTAGGCGAAAGTTAATTACAATTGGTTAAAATTTTCTCATAAAATAAGTAAATTTCTTAAATTTGTTATCACTCAAAAAAATTAGACAATTTTTTTTTCGTCTATACTGTCTAATCATAAAACTCATTGATTTATATTCCAATATATAAAGactatattttttccttttctcgtTAATTTTTACCaatttttctgattttcttttttgcagATGGTCTGTTATAGCCGGAAGATTACCCGGAAGAACTGATAATGAAATCAAAAACTATTGGAATACACACATTAAGAGGAAACTCATCAGCCGTGGCATTGATCCTCAAAGTCACCGTCCACTCAACGCTGCCGCCACCTCCACCACCGTCGCCGCCGTTACCACCGCCATCTCTACCACCACAACCCAACACATTTGCATGGACTTCAAAAACGACAACGTTGACCAAAAACCCAATATTATAAACCAGAGCAATAATACCACAGATTCATCATATGATGAAACAAAATGCAACAGTGGTACTACTACTGAAGAAACAAAGCCACTAGAAATTCCACAGAAAAGTTCACAGCAACTGATGATAAATCTTGAACTTTCAATAGGGTTGCCATTACATACTAAGACGACTGACCATATTTCTTCAGCTGAGTCAACGGCATCATACAACTTCTTGGCGGCGGTAGCACCACCGCAGACGGCTGCAGCACCGGTGACGGCCGCGGCGGAGATGGTGGCCAAAACAGTTTGTTTGTGTTGGCAAATAGGATTTCAAGGTGGTGGTCAGTCTTGTGGTAAATGTAAAACCGCAACTGGATTTTACAGATATTGCTGACCTTTTTGGATAATTAAGTAATTTTATTAATACCATTTTGGACAAGTGAATATTTTTTTTAGGTTTAGatatttcttttttcattttttgaacaTCTGGATGCGTAATTTTTTGCCTTCTAGTTGTAATCATCAATGCAGAAATCTTGTAGTGCATTTGTATCAACAGCTTACCACGTTATGAATTGGAAGAAGTGTTTAAGTTTCCAATTTCAGTATATTTCTCTCTTCTGAATTGGAAAAAGTATTTAGTTGATGTCAATgagttaaacaatttaaaaattTGTTCAGCTAATTTGCTTCAAAACAAAAAAGAACTTGCTAATCTAATCTGGAAAAACACATTGACGCACTCATTGTATAACAAAAGGAATGTGCAATCAATTGTAACAATTTACTATGACAAAATTCTAAATTTTAGCTCTGTTTGTCTGTAATTTTAATGTTCCATATCGAATGATAATTGATACATTTTTCAGTAATCGTAGTAGTAATTTCACCTAACAATTTTTTTTGGTCATGTGAGGTTTTGTTCTGCACAGTGTATTGCCTTTTGCCAAGTTTCTGGTTTGGCAAAAGGCACTTTTTCACGTAAATTCCGTGTGGAAAGCGCgcatcattttctttttctttggcaaAAGGCACTTTGCCCATAAAAGATGAAGCTGTTTGAAATacgaaataaaaatatttaaattttttatataaattttagaCAATACTTCAAAAAATTAGAATATGTTTATATTCTTAGAAACTATAAAAAGAACTGCATATCACATATAGTGTGGTTGAATTTAATGATATATTTTactattatgatattaatttgaCTTTGCAAATAATAGTAGCATCATCTTTTAAGCGAATGGAcctttttgttttaaattttttttactgCTGTTATTGTTCTTGTTACTGGTATAATCAATGATGGTATTAACATGTCTCGTGATCAAAATTGAAAATTCCATTGAATCTCATAGCCCTACCACACTGGTGCAAGTTGATAACCGTTGTTATGGGAAGACTTTAATTTTCTAAGGATTTGTTTTTACACCTTTTCCTTCCTCTTTGAACGGTCAGAAAATATCCAACCCTTTTCCAAAGGTTTTTAATTTCTTCTTACCAAAAAgttattttctttaaaataaaaaaagattaaaaaagctttttgagtattgaattggccagATTCGACCAATCAGATCTTATCCGGAGGAATTCATCTTGCTGCAGATTCTAATTTTGACTAACAATAGACACATGATTTTTATCTGCTGTGCATATATACGTATAGACAGTGGAGCCAGCAAAAATGTGAACATAATAAACGTTTGTAAATGGGTGGTTACAAATTTATGAGCCACTAAGTCAGCTGAATTAATAGATTCTTAACTCTTGCTTTTGGTCCTTTTGACCATTTTATTTGGGTCTAAAATAAATATCTTTTTACATgatcaagaaggaattaattttattttttcaaaatttatccTTATTTACATATCCCAATGTATCAAGGTGAcaattaattaagggtaatttagtgaatatattttttttctctaaGAATTCGTATTTTCTTAAGGATTGTGTCAAAGACTAAAAGAATCACTTATTATGGATCGgagggaaaattttattttgtgtctcgtaCAATTGACACTATAAGGTAACTTTT encodes the following:
- the LOC104218970 gene encoding myb-related protein 330-like; translation: MGRSPCCEKAHTNKGAWTKEEDQRLINYIRSHGEGCWRSLPTAAGLQRCGKSCRLRWINYLRPDLKRGNFTEEEDELIIKLHSLLGNKWSVIAGRLPGRTDNEIKNYWNTHIKRKLISRGIDPQSHRPLNAAATSTTVAAVTTAISTTTTQHICMDFKNDNVDQKPNIINQSNNTTDSSYDETKCNSGTTTEETKPLEIPQKSSQQLMINLELSIGLPLHTKTTDHISSAESTASYNFLAAVAPPQTAAAPVTAAAEMVAKTVCLCWQIGFQGGGQSCGKCKTATGFYRYC